From Enterococcus mundtii, the proteins below share one genomic window:
- a CDS encoding QWxxN domain: protein MPIEEYRKPVGMHYNKLNKGSNPKDRQEAANFISNQANTKINERIRWSPMLFLQLLVITDSLAVRGTPLRALRTNRPAFEADTYVDIGPVKTDENHIMLDHPPVNQTATNQTKTYQPTIHSLSFRSSVNPALVEPAQPIHATEYFSNSIKNATLQEPISLAEFTHHWTLQIHKTIHNLEKIDQCNTTVTTQSVLEGGMWEKENHTLYHFNTICQEAVSKSLKLRQEPKDDVQEIHHFSFKNKEAKNRVALGEIQKKAKNIARLVIDSYYKNLAGSPSNHSENNQTHSTLPTSFWDNLTDTFTAFFYEYQNSSHTASSNDVPTESILSKFFTVLARTFSAEHLATEQISKEERKIREVPYLPQTSKSNQIQTPKSSQATETPILEEEEEYLAAPLIDLAKKFNERIDQFFEKSNFQIFPGAEALPTPQNNLNVPILPYASSMSVSMNYLEDEPSLEIQKTVSKVLKSYVNIEPSPSVTTKTLTPFWFHLVLFQKRHKVGMAMETIRKSLCDLSDDVCFSNSVSTKELFQGLYNWGTSKNPSDQELVLERRRQIAQVILEAYGVKDEPITDVQAIKIFLQARNNHAFMNYKFQLPDTLEQVTQRIDTPSASADVPPYDASKIPLNSVKEITQTTRSFINQRVDMYTKGQPLPIPKTESIDAFWLDLDVFQQRMKSEVATNRIKERVCEYLGFCLIDDLSTKDFFLALLKWVDKDISSVAILEKRRQVAKVILQCYDINDDTISDERAIAIFFQWIYNDVFSDIQFNELSLTDIQHLKSSSPTQKKLLPYDISSQVSLNSSKDLSQEEHAVVNKIVMAYLKNQTLPEESGVTLPPIWFDRELFDRRAETAKVNDQIIEELVDQYEELKGSSRLASNDFSLVLQNFANNGGSNAAIIDRRLQIAKTILKEHGLPAHNLSEERSIAIFLQWRYNNAFSGYAFKKEPDHLIQKRSGEHIPGTDLYESDKSLQAPLLSYEELNMDVEHELKLRLISYLDIKHLYTNLKMDAVLTPFWFQYEIFRDRYHTETINESVKEFLSLEENRFSKLRGSLIRYIFIELAKLESEESPTLSLIRRRKIAHVILHTLSRPVTRLSDAEVNAIFLQWRANNVYQDAKFQDIKTIPFFESPEYTETATTNQTEKVIPSDQENDLIKIKKVVQEVINNKQPLEAEIHDLPNFYFVGSIYRNRNRTANVNQKVRNYLIQQRIVEKLDTPEILIEQVEKWIGKNWQTENSVDSEKMHFFAYMILKEYDVPLIRLGERLSTRKLQAIYMQWKLNTLVEGATYRTINEKTTYYKISPDESPYVLSKFQQKQESDHIFRLYSKGVTPNISNEKPLIPYVYYLNIFNKMERTFSVNRGKTLSVNEVVRKYMLTKNVTLRRVESRFLTKAVEDWILSEQRYHFMVGRVYKVANIILTAYNINEEDLTLEKAYAVILQWTNNNTQYGFTFDMKQLNFAYGNDEDSKKQEMKEKVKAFISENGINKSGRQISDVEIDKFGSSAIQAEQTLQKVADFLTGYGHPCSPDDKNNLVKVATHWTLQEGSSTEKVDMNKVRNLLVLFVGIFKVRELSDEEAHQAFLKWAMDTLETAAPPIEGIPEPPPSDPSFVISEDGRWRDKNIRNQIEIFFQQKQLLPRNPSKEELLVAFGKWFSQDSAGFVLMNDKTQPIAKIILKEMNRYGGEADEKISEKNAELTVTKWIFETILENSVEAYVTKNILDAQDPSIFTIGQLRNLFEVDELAKAGVLNLSKTDAKISEDSLSILKKIWILFVQKTLPNYFLETSEISDDLLISDFGSVIQLIGSKLLENVGYRTKFDQTEIRKLGALFCETISTQGITTIDELNHLLIPALITTAQLDPEGLRKAGKEGSYKEYALQTFIGYWNKRDKIRLDIQKEIEKRFIPYQQATIHWRRKQAITNDVVQECERLGATFSIGMSEIYLGGGNPCPHLFTPVNIEVAYKSLTRAISDSYFDLDQKIIELSLYSLNTEDQHFIFSPNTTVFLASAKLYNKVHYYAPSAPGSMPMIFFKHDPWLDTILELEQTDLFVANNGKEERIYALKKLADEGGYIIHRVDRDPLLFLEYGLFNNKHLLKQGYTKEGDRIKIGKKLFTFTIDIKKDKKLCQGYDTKPFIDQLARQHSDFLYNIMYEFGNDKTVTEKVWNIVKHFIPFYDCVVSIIDQDVNEAVTSCTIDAVMMIPIFGQVTALNWKFALGASRALAKGGIKLVIKNTTYFLPSISDIKALMKSVARSVDPGFELLVGGGHLIIKRLISFKYSSLVTTEMKILLSKLERFDSASKAKFIEEEILLAKLAKDGPHIFVKRTKGNLFLQVTDIETGDVFGQYYTLHGDQLKRFEGPISFTSEQKELIKHLTSTVAVYKSFSEEKNLNPRGYGDGPILAIKKTDLPTEYYIKLNGHIVPVRATIIEGQGIRYDVCNGDKIFPVKYNGIEWGFEPLTSPMVTKEVIETITKQLGQTETIKDPSTLSPPDENGLMWNAQGKSYLKINDQYVTTVLLNPEINRYGLLKKNGSDLLRILRFDLENNYFRLETSEEKRLFELEKTIRRSGAKDIPSQELPSSSQAGTSAGASSSQTTGTNKEPDYSVFPKNPGREKEWNMIRDAIPYINIDALRFVDHSVKLPPLEGFIPLPRNRVRIDAEKNLLSDLAEVIQLYLPKTPELPYKVFSGLEQSKLPPSLRPFAKKFIEEVQETASIFENYIKLADFWLSHDKIETTDAAKLFIPLFELQNVENKEEVMRAAVKRLLYIAKKGLQFVEQSAAFEFENIWIVSTDLVFQKSTNSYFSQYTTRPLADAFVLSNDPNCRILIFADTFHMDSKIDLNRQVRPGIKETFIHEITHTMAGTEDWICYTLPPRGVFMNSLEEIRDSFNKNQNKLLLSPSFQEFVKQAAMCFGLPELSPESVLVSIGTDPFLSANIKLTDAETVMNLIISLVKGLPFARAKVQKRETKSMDLGNGYLMMAIALSKIWDYKANEIEIPLDNVHTLLNNKTVTATPERDTGHREKRGIETIINEGKENSEIVNVFGLTGNTENKRNVLDPFGLIRKQKMKKKQRTVRKQSPFNLFGQGGNNDKKMKRSDLNVSQR, encoded by the coding sequence ATGCCAATCGAAGAATATCGTAAACCTGTCGGAATGCATTATAATAAGCTGAACAAAGGATCGAATCCAAAAGATAGACAAGAAGCCGCGAATTTTATCTCTAACCAAGCGAATACCAAGATAAATGAACGGATCAGGTGGTCCCCAATGCTCTTTCTTCAGCTATTAGTCATCACTGATTCTCTGGCTGTGAGAGGGACCCCTCTAAGAGCCCTCCGAACAAATAGACCTGCCTTTGAAGCTGACACCTATGTGGATATTGGTCCAGTAAAAACTGACGAGAATCATATTATGCTGGATCACCCCCCAGTAAATCAGACCGCAACGAATCAGACCAAGACATACCAGCCGACGATCCATTCTCTTTCTTTTCGTTCAAGTGTAAATCCGGCCCTCGTTGAACCAGCACAACCGATCCATGCGACGGAATACTTTTCTAATTCAATAAAAAACGCAACCTTACAAGAACCGATTTCTTTAGCTGAATTCACCCATCATTGGACACTGCAGATACACAAAACTATTCATAATTTGGAAAAAATCGATCAATGCAATACGACAGTTACAACTCAATCAGTACTTGAGGGAGGAATGTGGGAAAAGGAAAATCACACACTTTATCATTTTAATACGATCTGCCAAGAGGCGGTGTCAAAATCCTTAAAACTAAGACAAGAACCAAAAGATGATGTACAAGAAATCCACCATTTTTCCTTTAAAAATAAAGAGGCAAAAAATAGAGTCGCTTTAGGGGAAATTCAAAAAAAAGCCAAAAATATCGCTCGTCTGGTTATAGATTCATATTATAAGAATCTAGCAGGATCACCAAGTAATCACAGTGAAAATAATCAAACTCATTCGACTCTGCCAACATCTTTTTGGGACAATTTGACAGATACCTTTACTGCTTTTTTTTACGAATATCAGAATAGTAGTCACACAGCAAGTTCAAATGACGTGCCGACTGAGAGTATCTTATCAAAATTTTTCACAGTCTTGGCACGGACATTCTCAGCGGAACATCTCGCAACTGAGCAGATATCAAAAGAGGAGAGAAAGATCCGTGAGGTGCCTTACCTTCCTCAGACATCTAAAAGCAACCAAATTCAGACACCCAAGAGTAGCCAAGCAACTGAAACACCGATATTGGAAGAAGAGGAAGAATATCTCGCAGCCCCGCTGATAGACTTAGCAAAAAAATTCAATGAACGGATCGATCAATTCTTTGAAAAGAGCAACTTTCAGATATTCCCCGGAGCGGAAGCGCTACCGACACCTCAAAATAATCTGAATGTTCCTATCTTACCTTATGCCTCCAGTATGAGTGTTTCAATGAATTATCTGGAAGACGAACCTTCTCTTGAAATCCAAAAAACAGTCAGTAAGGTACTGAAATCCTATGTGAATATTGAACCTTCACCATCAGTCACTACGAAAACATTAACGCCCTTTTGGTTTCATTTAGTGTTATTTCAAAAGAGACATAAAGTAGGCATGGCAATGGAAACGATTAGAAAATCACTTTGCGATTTGTCTGATGACGTTTGCTTCTCTAATAGCGTCTCCACAAAAGAACTGTTTCAAGGTCTTTATAATTGGGGGACTTCAAAGAATCCAAGTGATCAGGAGCTAGTATTAGAAAGAAGACGACAAATTGCGCAGGTCATTTTAGAGGCTTATGGCGTAAAAGATGAGCCAATTACAGATGTCCAAGCAATAAAAATATTTCTACAAGCACGTAACAATCATGCCTTCATGAACTATAAATTTCAACTTCCAGACACATTGGAACAAGTGACACAACGAATCGATACGCCTTCCGCCTCAGCGGATGTGCCCCCATACGATGCGAGTAAAATACCACTGAATTCAGTGAAAGAAATCACACAGACGACTCGATCCTTTATTAACCAAAGAGTGGATATGTATACAAAAGGGCAACCTTTGCCTATACCAAAAACCGAATCGATTGACGCATTTTGGCTCGACTTAGATGTCTTTCAACAGCGCATGAAAAGTGAAGTCGCAACCAATCGGATCAAAGAGCGTGTGTGTGAATACCTTGGTTTCTGTTTGATCGATGATTTGTCTACCAAAGACTTTTTCCTCGCTCTACTAAAGTGGGTGGATAAAGACATATCAAGTGTTGCCATCCTGGAAAAAAGACGCCAGGTCGCTAAAGTTATACTTCAATGCTACGACATAAATGATGACACCATTTCAGACGAGCGAGCCATAGCCATTTTCTTTCAGTGGATTTACAACGATGTGTTTAGCGACATCCAGTTCAATGAACTGAGCCTAACAGACATACAACACTTAAAATCATCTTCTCCAACACAAAAAAAACTATTGCCTTATGACATCAGCTCGCAAGTATCTTTGAACTCCTCTAAAGACCTTTCGCAAGAAGAACACGCTGTCGTAAATAAAATAGTCATGGCTTATTTGAAAAATCAGACTCTACCTGAGGAATCAGGTGTGACTTTGCCCCCGATATGGTTTGATCGAGAATTATTTGATCGAAGAGCAGAGACGGCGAAAGTCAATGATCAAATCATCGAGGAACTTGTCGATCAGTATGAAGAATTAAAAGGATCATCAAGACTAGCGTCAAATGATTTTTCACTTGTTTTGCAAAATTTTGCCAATAACGGAGGCTCAAATGCGGCGATTATCGATCGGAGATTACAAATTGCTAAAACGATTCTAAAAGAACATGGACTACCTGCACATAATTTATCAGAGGAACGAAGTATCGCTATTTTTTTACAGTGGCGCTATAACAACGCGTTTAGTGGCTACGCATTCAAAAAAGAACCCGATCATTTGATTCAGAAACGGTCAGGCGAACATATCCCAGGTACCGATTTGTATGAAAGTGATAAAAGCTTACAAGCGCCATTATTGTCATATGAAGAGCTAAATATGGACGTTGAACATGAGTTAAAATTACGGCTCATATCCTATCTTGATATAAAGCACTTGTACACGAACTTGAAAATGGATGCCGTGTTAACACCCTTCTGGTTTCAATATGAGATTTTTAGAGATCGATATCATACAGAAACAATTAATGAATCCGTAAAAGAGTTTTTATCCCTTGAAGAAAATCGTTTTAGCAAACTGAGAGGATCACTCATACGCTATATCTTTATTGAATTGGCTAAATTAGAAAGTGAAGAAAGTCCGACTCTATCACTGATTAGAAGGAGAAAGATTGCCCATGTCATACTTCATACACTTAGTCGCCCAGTGACAAGATTATCTGATGCAGAAGTAAATGCAATTTTCCTACAATGGCGAGCGAATAATGTCTACCAAGATGCCAAATTTCAAGACATAAAAACAATCCCTTTTTTTGAATCTCCTGAGTATACTGAAACAGCAACGACAAATCAGACGGAGAAAGTGATTCCTTCAGATCAGGAAAATGATTTGATAAAAATCAAAAAAGTGGTGCAAGAAGTCATCAATAACAAGCAACCTTTAGAAGCCGAAATACATGATCTGCCAAATTTTTATTTTGTTGGTTCTATTTATCGAAATCGAAATAGGACCGCTAATGTAAATCAGAAAGTAAGAAATTACCTTATCCAGCAAAGAATCGTGGAAAAGCTAGACACCCCCGAGATTCTAATTGAGCAAGTCGAAAAATGGATAGGTAAAAACTGGCAAACTGAAAATAGTGTTGATTCAGAAAAAATGCATTTTTTTGCATACATGATCTTGAAAGAATACGATGTACCACTGATAAGATTAGGTGAACGGTTATCAACAAGAAAATTGCAGGCAATTTATATGCAATGGAAACTGAATACTTTAGTAGAAGGAGCGACCTACCGAACGATAAATGAAAAAACAACCTATTATAAAATATCTCCAGATGAATCACCATACGTTTTAAGTAAATTCCAACAGAAGCAGGAAAGCGACCACATCTTTAGGCTATATAGTAAGGGCGTGACGCCCAATATTTCTAATGAAAAACCACTCATTCCATATGTGTATTATCTCAATATTTTTAATAAAATGGAGAGAACATTCTCTGTTAATAGAGGGAAAACATTGTCTGTTAATGAGGTAGTTAGGAAATACATGCTTACAAAAAATGTCACATTGAGGCGTGTAGAATCCCGCTTTTTAACCAAAGCAGTGGAAGACTGGATACTCTCTGAGCAAAGATATCATTTTATGGTTGGAAGGGTGTATAAAGTAGCCAACATCATTCTTACTGCATACAATATTAATGAGGAAGATTTGACTCTTGAAAAAGCATATGCAGTGATACTCCAATGGACAAATAATAATACGCAGTATGGGTTCACTTTTGATATGAAACAATTGAATTTTGCCTATGGAAATGATGAGGATAGCAAAAAGCAAGAAATGAAGGAAAAAGTCAAAGCATTTATTTCTGAGAATGGCATCAATAAAAGTGGGAGACAAATCAGTGATGTAGAGATTGATAAATTCGGAAGTTCTGCAATACAGGCTGAACAAACATTACAAAAAGTAGCTGATTTTTTAACTGGCTATGGCCATCCTTGCAGTCCCGATGATAAAAATAACTTAGTAAAAGTGGCCACCCACTGGACGCTCCAAGAGGGATCATCCACAGAAAAAGTGGATATGAACAAAGTCAGAAACTTATTAGTTCTTTTTGTCGGAATCTTTAAAGTTCGAGAACTCTCAGATGAAGAGGCGCATCAAGCATTTCTTAAATGGGCGATGGATACACTAGAAACAGCTGCTCCACCGATAGAGGGAATACCGGAACCTCCTCCAAGCGATCCATCATTCGTCATCTCTGAAGATGGTCGCTGGCGAGATAAAAATATTAGAAATCAAATCGAAATATTCTTTCAACAGAAACAACTGCTGCCTAGAAACCCAAGTAAAGAAGAATTGTTGGTCGCTTTCGGCAAATGGTTTTCTCAAGATAGCGCAGGGTTCGTCCTCATGAATGATAAAACGCAACCTATAGCAAAAATCATTCTGAAAGAAATGAATCGATATGGTGGGGAAGCAGACGAAAAAATCAGTGAAAAAAATGCAGAATTAACGGTGACCAAATGGATATTTGAAACGATATTAGAAAACTCAGTCGAAGCTTATGTCACAAAAAATATTCTCGACGCACAAGATCCATCGATATTTACTATTGGGCAACTACGAAACTTATTTGAGGTGGATGAATTAGCAAAAGCAGGTGTGCTCAATTTGTCAAAAACAGATGCGAAAATATCAGAGGACTCCCTAAGCATTTTAAAAAAAATCTGGATTCTATTTGTTCAAAAGACCCTACCAAATTATTTCCTTGAGACGAGTGAAATTTCCGACGATTTACTGATATCGGATTTTGGATCGGTGATACAGCTGATCGGATCGAAATTACTTGAAAACGTAGGCTATCGTACGAAATTTGATCAAACTGAAATTCGCAAGTTGGGCGCTCTGTTCTGTGAAACGATCAGTACCCAAGGAATCACAACAATTGATGAACTAAATCATCTGTTGATCCCCGCATTGATCACGACGGCGCAGCTCGATCCAGAAGGACTACGCAAAGCAGGGAAAGAAGGAAGCTATAAAGAATATGCGCTGCAAACCTTTATTGGTTATTGGAACAAACGAGATAAAATACGTCTTGATATTCAAAAAGAAATAGAAAAAAGATTTATACCCTATCAACAAGCAACCATCCATTGGCGCAGAAAACAAGCGATAACAAATGATGTCGTTCAAGAGTGTGAGCGACTTGGTGCTACCTTTTCTATTGGAATGAGCGAAATCTATCTAGGTGGTGGAAATCCATGTCCTCACCTATTTACGCCCGTCAATATTGAGGTCGCCTATAAAAGCTTGACAAGAGCTATTTCTGATAGTTATTTTGACTTGGATCAAAAAATAATTGAACTTTCATTATATTCACTAAATACGGAAGATCAGCATTTTATCTTTTCTCCGAATACTACTGTTTTTTTAGCATCTGCCAAATTATACAACAAGGTACATTACTATGCTCCTTCTGCCCCTGGTTCAATGCCTATGATCTTTTTCAAACATGATCCATGGTTAGACACCATACTTGAACTTGAACAGACGGATCTATTTGTGGCAAATAACGGAAAGGAAGAACGAATATACGCGTTAAAAAAACTGGCAGATGAAGGGGGATATATTATCCATCGCGTCGATAGAGACCCCTTACTATTCCTTGAGTATGGTTTGTTTAATAACAAACATCTTTTGAAACAAGGCTATACAAAGGAAGGCGATCGGATTAAAATAGGCAAGAAATTATTTACCTTTACCATTGACATCAAAAAAGATAAAAAGCTATGTCAGGGATATGATACAAAACCCTTTATTGATCAACTTGCACGTCAACACAGTGATTTTCTCTATAATATCATGTATGAATTTGGCAATGATAAAACAGTTACTGAAAAAGTCTGGAATATAGTCAAACATTTTATCCCATTTTATGATTGTGTTGTGAGTATCATTGATCAAGATGTTAATGAAGCGGTGACATCCTGCACGATTGATGCGGTTATGATGATTCCTATTTTTGGTCAAGTCACAGCACTCAATTGGAAATTTGCGCTAGGTGCATCTAGAGCGCTAGCGAAAGGGGGAATAAAATTAGTAATCAAAAATACTACTTATTTTCTTCCTAGTATATCTGACATAAAAGCATTGATGAAAAGCGTTGCGCGATCTGTCGATCCAGGATTTGAGTTGTTAGTCGGAGGAGGACATTTGATCATCAAACGGTTGATCAGTTTTAAATACAGTTCACTGGTTACGACAGAAATGAAAATACTATTAAGCAAATTAGAACGATTTGATAGTGCATCTAAAGCGAAATTTATAGAAGAAGAGATATTACTTGCTAAGCTAGCAAAAGATGGACCACATATCTTTGTCAAGCGTACAAAAGGTAATTTGTTTTTACAGGTGACCGATATTGAAACTGGTGATGTCTTTGGCCAATATTATACGTTGCACGGCGATCAGTTAAAACGCTTTGAAGGGCCTATTTCCTTCACTTCAGAACAAAAGGAATTAATCAAACACTTAACAAGTACAGTTGCTGTATATAAATCTTTTTCTGAGGAAAAGAATTTAAACCCAAGAGGGTACGGAGATGGTCCAATCTTAGCAATCAAAAAAACAGATCTACCAACAGAGTATTATATCAAGTTAAACGGTCATATAGTCCCAGTCAGAGCGACAATTATCGAAGGTCAAGGAATCCGTTATGACGTATGTAACGGAGACAAAATATTTCCGGTAAAATATAATGGAATCGAGTGGGGATTCGAGCCACTAACATCACCGATGGTTACAAAAGAAGTAATCGAAACAATTACAAAACAGTTGGGACAAACAGAAACGATAAAAGATCCAAGTACGCTTTCACCACCAGATGAAAATGGTTTGATGTGGAATGCTCAAGGAAAATCCTATCTCAAAATCAATGATCAGTATGTTACAACCGTATTACTCAATCCAGAAATAAATCGCTACGGTTTATTGAAGAAAAACGGGAGTGATCTGCTGAGGATTTTACGCTTTGATTTAGAAAATAATTATTTCCGCTTGGAAACCTCCGAAGAAAAACGACTGTTTGAGCTGGAAAAAACGATCCGAAGATCTGGAGCAAAAGACATCCCTTCGCAAGAGTTACCAAGTAGTTCGCAAGCAGGGACGTCAGCTGGCGCATCGAGTTCACAAACTACAGGTACAAACAAAGAACCAGACTACTCTGTTTTTCCGAAAAATCCTGGAAGAGAAAAAGAGTGGAATATGATTCGAGATGCTATCCCTTACATTAATATTGATGCACTCAGATTTGTGGATCATAGCGTAAAACTTCCTCCTTTAGAAGGGTTTATTCCACTACCTAGAAACCGAGTCAGAATAGACGCAGAAAAAAATTTGTTAAGTGATCTAGCAGAGGTCATCCAACTATATTTACCTAAAACGCCCGAGCTTCCCTACAAAGTTTTTTCTGGTCTTGAACAGAGTAAGCTTCCGCCTTCTCTCAGACCGTTTGCAAAAAAATTCATAGAGGAAGTTCAGGAAACGGCATCTATCTTCGAAAATTATATAAAATTAGCGGATTTCTGGCTAAGTCATGACAAAATAGAGACTACAGATGCAGCCAAACTTTTTATCCCGTTATTTGAACTACAGAACGTTGAAAATAAGGAAGAGGTCATGCGAGCAGCAGTTAAAAGGTTATTATATATCGCTAAAAAAGGTCTTCAGTTCGTTGAACAATCTGCTGCTTTTGAATTTGAAAATATTTGGATAGTTTCTACTGATTTGGTTTTTCAAAAAAGCACCAATAGTTATTTTTCTCAATATACAACACGCCCACTTGCAGATGCATTTGTTTTAAGCAATGATCCGAATTGTCGCATCCTTATTTTTGCTGATACTTTCCATATGGATTCAAAAATAGATTTGAATCGACAAGTACGTCCGGGTATAAAGGAAACCTTTATTCATGAAATCACACACACTATGGCCGGAACAGAAGATTGGATATGTTACACCTTACCCCCTCGAGGAGTATTCATGAACAGTCTGGAAGAGATACGAGATTCATTTAATAAAAATCAAAATAAGCTTTTACTATCCCCATCATTTCAAGAATTCGTCAAGCAGGCAGCGATGTGTTTTGGTTTACCAGAACTATCACCAGAAAGTGTCTTGGTGTCCATAGGTACAGATCCTTTTTTAAGTGCAAATATTAAATTGACTGATGCAGAAACTGTAATGAACCTTATCATCAGTCTGGTTAAAGGACTACCTTTTGCGCGGGCTAAAGTACAAAAAAGAGAAACAAAAAGCATGGATCTAGGGAATGGATATCTTATGATGGCGATTGCCTTATCAAAAATATGGGACTATAAGGCGAATGAGATAGAAATTCCATTGGACAATGTCCATACGCTCCTAAATAATAAAACAGTCACTGCCACTCCGGAAAGAGACACTGGTCATAGAGAAAAAAGAGGAATCGAAACCATCATAAACGAAGGAAAAGAGAATAGTGAAATCGTTAATGTATTCGGCTTGACTGGAAACACGGAAAATAAACGGAATGTCTTGGATCCGTTTGGATTGATCAGGAAACAAAAGATGAAGAAAAAACAAAGAACAGTCCGAAAGCAAAGTCCTTTTAATCTCTTTGGACAAGGAGGGAACAACGATAAAAAAATGAAACGAAGTGATTTGAATGTATCACAAAGATAA